A single region of the Geobacillus subterraneus genome encodes:
- the dnaE gene encoding DNA polymerase III subunit alpha — MTFVHLHVLSGYSLLQSTATVEALAAKAKQLGYEALALTDRHVLYGAIPFYRECQRHGLRPIIGMTADVALDGDGVAFPLVLLAANEEGYRHLIEISTAVQMGEEKHIHEVALRRLSGGIIALTPGPDGRVESLLAAGEIARAKESLLRYRQLFAGRLHIAIRRGERTRAPYEGGLLRLAEETGVPIVATNDVRYVEREDALAWRCLQAIDRGVPLADMAEEAGRYLAAPDEMARRFADLPEALANSMKIANQCALHIEFGRRRLPKFPVPDGETADGYLRRLCEQGLARRVPSADARYRERLEHELRIIQTMRFSDYFLIVADVLAYARQRGILTGPGRGSAAGSLVAYVLSITDVDPIQYGLLFERFLNPERVSVPDIDLDFPDDRREDVIRYVVGKYGRDRVAQIITFGTFGAKAALRETAKALGVPRREAEQVMALLPNKQGVTISQWQRESAAFRRAFSALPNGERWLAIAQKLEGLPRHTSIHAAGVVISPEPLMRDVPLQPSHGEWPLTQYAMGALEALGLLKIDFLGLRTLSLLGEMVRLVERQTGKPFDVRALPLDDEKTYALLGAGDTSGVFQLESGGMKRVLAELRPSTLEEVVAVNALYRPGPMNMIPTYIRRKRGEEAISYLHPDLEPILAPTYGVLIYQEQIMQIAARLAGFSLGKADVLRRAVAKKEKALLAEYREEFVAGCAANGYPAPMAEELYRQIVRFADYGFNRSHAVSYTLLSYAMAYMKAHYPRCFYAVMLSNASGDREKMALYSREASRKGIPILPPSVNRSGYRFTVEGEAIRAGLAAVKHVGSAAKLIMDERREHGPFADFFDFAVRLLPKGLARPALEALISVGAFDELGGERGALLASMEIAIEHVQLMGPYLEAGGLSLKPKYADAPPLSPAERRQRENEWLGFAVTPHPAVVCRPLFQAARAVPIAEVHGSPAVVGGCIAELRKTRTKFGDEMAFITVSDESGEMEAVAFPSVYARAAGELAEGNFVLLAGTMEMRAGRRQLVLRRVERLSASALYIHARLADKPRLSALKPLLEQHRGSTPVYLYDEVKRTLLRLPEQYGVALTAPLIDALTALFGAGGLAVK, encoded by the coding sequence ATGACGTTTGTCCATTTGCATGTGTTAAGCGGATACAGCTTGCTGCAAAGCACGGCGACGGTCGAGGCGCTTGCGGCCAAAGCGAAACAGCTCGGCTACGAGGCTTTGGCGCTCACGGACCGCCATGTGCTGTATGGCGCCATTCCGTTTTACCGGGAGTGTCAGCGCCACGGCCTTCGCCCGATCATCGGCATGACGGCTGATGTCGCCCTTGACGGGGATGGTGTGGCATTTCCGCTCGTCCTGCTGGCGGCCAATGAGGAAGGATATCGCCATTTAATCGAGATCAGCACAGCGGTTCAAATGGGGGAAGAAAAGCATATTCATGAAGTCGCCCTCCGCCGTTTGAGCGGCGGCATCATTGCCCTCACTCCGGGGCCGGACGGACGGGTTGAATCGCTGCTTGCCGCCGGAGAGATTGCGCGGGCGAAAGAATCGCTGCTTCGCTACCGGCAGCTGTTTGCCGGCCGTTTGCATATAGCCATCCGGCGCGGCGAGCGGACGCGCGCTCCATACGAAGGCGGGCTGCTGCGGCTGGCTGAAGAGACCGGCGTTCCGATCGTTGCGACGAACGATGTCCGCTACGTTGAGCGCGAGGATGCACTCGCATGGCGCTGCTTGCAGGCGATTGACCGAGGGGTGCCGCTTGCAGATATGGCGGAAGAGGCTGGGCGTTATTTGGCGGCGCCAGACGAGATGGCCCGCCGCTTTGCTGATTTGCCGGAGGCGCTTGCCAACAGTATGAAGATCGCCAATCAATGCGCGCTCCATATCGAGTTCGGCCGCCGGCGGCTGCCGAAGTTTCCGGTGCCGGATGGAGAGACGGCGGATGGCTATTTGCGCCGCTTGTGCGAACAAGGGCTCGCCCGCCGCGTGCCATCAGCTGACGCACGCTACCGGGAACGGCTTGAGCATGAGCTGCGCATCATTCAAACGATGCGTTTTAGCGACTATTTTTTGATCGTCGCCGATGTGCTCGCCTATGCCCGTCAGCGCGGCATTTTGACCGGCCCGGGCCGCGGCTCGGCGGCCGGGTCGCTCGTCGCCTACGTTTTGTCGATCACCGATGTCGATCCGATCCAATACGGGCTCTTGTTTGAGCGGTTTTTAAACCCGGAACGGGTGTCGGTCCCGGATATTGATTTAGATTTCCCCGATGACCGCCGCGAAGATGTGATCCGCTATGTCGTCGGCAAATACGGCCGTGACCGCGTCGCGCAAATCATTACGTTCGGCACGTTCGGCGCCAAAGCGGCGCTGCGCGAGACGGCAAAGGCGCTTGGCGTCCCCAGGCGCGAAGCGGAACAAGTTATGGCGCTGCTGCCGAACAAACAAGGCGTGACCATCAGCCAATGGCAGCGCGAATCCGCCGCCTTCCGCCGCGCGTTCAGCGCCCTCCCTAACGGGGAGCGGTGGCTTGCGATCGCCCAAAAACTCGAAGGGCTGCCGCGCCATACGTCGATCCACGCTGCTGGCGTCGTCATCAGCCCGGAGCCGCTCATGCGCGATGTGCCGCTGCAGCCAAGCCATGGCGAGTGGCCGCTTACGCAATACGCCATGGGGGCGTTAGAAGCGCTTGGTCTGTTGAAAATCGATTTTCTCGGCTTGCGCACGTTGTCGCTGCTCGGAGAGATGGTGCGCCTCGTCGAACGGCAGACGGGAAAGCCGTTTGACGTGCGTGCGTTGCCGCTTGATGATGAAAAAACGTATGCGCTGCTTGGCGCTGGGGATACAAGCGGCGTTTTCCAGCTTGAGTCAGGCGGCATGAAGCGCGTGCTTGCCGAACTGCGTCCGTCGACATTGGAAGAGGTCGTCGCCGTCAATGCGCTGTACCGGCCGGGGCCAATGAACATGATTCCCACTTATATCCGGCGCAAGCGCGGCGAAGAGGCGATTTCGTATCTCCATCCGGACCTTGAGCCGATTTTGGCCCCGACATACGGCGTTCTCATTTACCAAGAACAAATTATGCAAATCGCCGCCCGGCTCGCCGGGTTTTCGCTCGGCAAAGCGGATGTGCTCCGGCGGGCGGTGGCGAAAAAGGAAAAAGCGCTGCTCGCTGAATATCGGGAAGAATTTGTGGCCGGCTGCGCAGCGAACGGCTATCCGGCGCCGATGGCCGAGGAGTTGTACCGGCAAATCGTCCGCTTCGCCGATTATGGCTTTAACCGAAGCCATGCCGTCAGCTATACGCTGTTGTCGTATGCGATGGCGTACATGAAAGCCCATTACCCGCGTTGCTTTTATGCGGTCATGCTCTCGAACGCGTCCGGTGATCGGGAAAAAATGGCGCTTTATAGCCGTGAGGCGTCACGAAAAGGCATTCCGATCCTGCCGCCGTCGGTCAACCGGAGCGGCTATCGGTTCACCGTGGAAGGGGAGGCGATCCGCGCGGGGCTGGCGGCGGTGAAGCACGTCGGCTCGGCGGCGAAGCTCATCATGGACGAACGAAGGGAGCATGGGCCGTTTGCCGACTTTTTTGATTTTGCCGTTCGCCTGCTGCCAAAGGGGTTGGCGCGTCCAGCGCTTGAGGCGCTGATTTCCGTCGGCGCGTTTGACGAGTTGGGCGGGGAGCGGGGGGCACTTTTGGCCAGCATGGAGATCGCCATCGAACACGTGCAATTGATGGGGCCATACTTAGAGGCTGGCGGGCTGTCGCTCAAACCGAAATACGCGGATGCACCGCCGCTTTCCCCTGCCGAGCGGCGGCAGCGGGAAAACGAATGGCTCGGCTTCGCTGTCACCCCGCACCCGGCCGTCGTCTGCCGCCCGCTGTTTCAAGCGGCTCGGGCGGTGCCCATAGCGGAAGTGCACGGTTCGCCGGCCGTTGTCGGCGGCTGCATCGCCGAGCTGCGGAAAACGAGAACGAAGTTCGGGGATGAAATGGCGTTTATCACGGTCAGCGATGAAAGCGGAGAAATGGAGGCGGTCGCTTTTCCGTCCGTCTATGCCCGCGCGGCTGGCGAACTTGCGGAAGGGAATTTTGTGCTGCTCGCGGGAACGATGGAGATGCGCGCCGGACGGCGGCAGCTCGTTCTCCGCCGGGTGGAACGTCTGTCGGCGTCGGCGCTGTATATTCATGCGCGGCTTGCTGACAAACCGCGGCTTTCCGCGCTCAAGCCGCTGCTTGAACAGCATCGCGGCAGCACTCCGGTTTATTTGTACGATGAAGTCAAGCGGACGCTCCTCCGCCTGCCGGAGCAGTATGGCGTCGCGCTGACCGCGCCGCTTATTGATGCATTGACCGCTTTGTTCGGCGCCGGTGGCCTAGCCGTCAAATAA
- a CDS encoding FadR/GntR family transcriptional regulator, whose protein sequence is MYAETLKHIHRLIVHDGLAPGDRLPSERELAERLGVGRSSVREALRALEFLGLIETRRGEGTYMREIGSHQLIDLLAMFLLENERAKADLAETKWLVERLLLELFCQRRSEEAISRLEKTVRQKPIDFERFFQTVAEEADNYLLVRIWRALSAFAAAFAPKPPLADSFYDQLLAALKKRDRTEAVAVWEAHRPWPLSKKN, encoded by the coding sequence GTGTATGCCGAGACGCTCAAGCATATTCACCGCCTCATTGTTCACGATGGCCTCGCCCCCGGCGACAGACTGCCGTCGGAGCGGGAGCTCGCTGAACGGCTCGGTGTCGGCCGTTCGTCGGTGCGCGAGGCGCTGCGGGCGCTCGAATTTCTCGGCCTGATTGAGACGCGGCGCGGGGAAGGTACATACATGCGCGAGATCGGCAGCCATCAGCTGATCGATTTGCTGGCGATGTTTTTGCTTGAAAATGAACGGGCGAAAGCCGACTTGGCGGAAACGAAATGGCTTGTCGAACGGTTGCTGCTTGAGCTTTTCTGTCAACGCCGTAGCGAGGAAGCCATAAGCAGGCTTGAAAAAACCGTTCGCCAAAAGCCGATCGATTTCGAGCGATTTTTTCAGACGGTCGCCGAGGAGGCCGACAATTATTTGCTTGTCCGCATTTGGCGGGCGCTGTCCGCGTTTGCGGCCGCCTTTGCGCCGAAGCCGCCGCTTGCGGATTCGTTTTATGACCAGCTGCTAGCAGCATTGAAAAAGCGCGATCGGACGGAAGCCGTCGCCGTATGGGAGGCGCATCGGCCCTGGCCATTGTCGAAAAAGAACTGA
- the accD gene encoding acetyl-CoA carboxylase, carboxyltransferase subunit beta, producing MWKDLFVKKKKYAALPSEQVRAEVPEGVMTKCPQCKKIMYTKELVKNLRVCLSCGYHHPMPARERIASMLDDGSFREYDAGMVSVNPLGFPGYSEKLEEDRRKSGLNEAVVTGEGTLEGHPLVIAVMDSSFRMGSMGSVVGEKIARAVERAREQRMPFLIFTASGGARMQEGVLSLMQMAKTSAALKRFSNDGGLFISVMTHPTTGGVSASFASLGDYNFAEPGALIGFAGRRVIEQTVREELPEDFQTAEFLLKHGQLDAVIHRHELKEKLAIVFAIHAGGGESGWWRN from the coding sequence GTGTGGAAAGATTTGTTTGTAAAAAAGAAAAAATATGCGGCACTCCCTTCCGAGCAGGTGAGGGCCGAAGTGCCGGAAGGCGTGATGACGAAATGCCCGCAATGTAAAAAAATTATGTATACAAAGGAATTGGTGAAAAACTTGCGCGTTTGTTTAAGCTGCGGTTACCATCATCCGATGCCGGCGCGCGAACGGATTGCCAGCATGCTTGATGACGGCAGCTTCCGCGAGTATGATGCCGGCATGGTGTCGGTCAACCCGCTTGGGTTTCCCGGCTACAGCGAAAAGCTGGAAGAAGACCGGCGCAAATCAGGGCTAAACGAGGCGGTCGTTACCGGCGAAGGGACGCTTGAAGGCCATCCGCTCGTCATCGCCGTGATGGACTCGTCGTTCCGCATGGGCAGCATGGGCTCCGTTGTCGGCGAAAAAATCGCCCGCGCCGTCGAGCGGGCGCGCGAACAACGGATGCCATTTCTCATTTTTACCGCTTCCGGCGGCGCCCGCATGCAAGAAGGAGTGCTAAGCCTGATGCAAATGGCCAAAACGAGCGCCGCGCTCAAACGATTCAGCAATGACGGCGGCTTGTTTATTTCCGTTATGACCCATCCGACGACGGGCGGCGTGTCGGCAAGTTTCGCCTCGCTTGGCGATTACAACTTCGCCGAACCCGGGGCGCTCATCGGTTTTGCCGGCCGCCGCGTCATCGAGCAGACGGTGCGCGAAGAGCTACCGGAAGATTTCCAGACGGCGGAGTTTTTGTTAAAGCACGGCCAGCTGGATGCCGTCATTCACCGCCATGAGCTCAAAGAGAAGCTCGCGATTGTGTTCGCAATTCATGCGGGAGGAGGGGAATCGGGATGGTGGCGGAATTAG
- the accA gene encoding acetyl-CoA carboxylase carboxyl transferase subunit alpha, whose protein sequence is MVAELEFEKPLVELRRKIQELKEFMKTADVDLSAEIEKLEARLAKLENEVYANLTPWDRVQIARHPQRPTTLDYIERLFTNFLECHGDRCFGDDEAIVGGIADYDGLPVTVIGHQRGKDTKENLRRNFGMPHPEGYRKALRLMKQAEKFSRPIICFIDTKGAYPGKAAEERGQSEAIARNLFEMAGLTVPVVCIVIGEGGSGGALALGVGNHIHMLENSTYSVISPEGAAAILWKDASLAQRAAETMKITAHDLKTLGVIDEIIPEVKGGAHRNADEQAKEIDRVLRASLKQLLALDGEALVEQRYEKFKQMGQVSFLQETIRAR, encoded by the coding sequence ATGGTGGCGGAATTAGAATTTGAAAAGCCGCTTGTTGAGCTGCGCCGCAAAATTCAAGAGCTGAAAGAGTTTATGAAAACGGCGGACGTCGATTTGTCGGCGGAAATCGAGAAACTGGAGGCGCGGCTCGCCAAGCTTGAGAACGAAGTGTATGCGAACTTGACGCCGTGGGACCGCGTACAAATCGCCCGCCATCCGCAGCGGCCGACGACGCTTGATTATATTGAGCGGCTGTTTACGAACTTTCTCGAATGCCATGGCGACCGCTGCTTTGGCGATGATGAGGCGATCGTCGGCGGCATCGCCGATTATGATGGGCTTCCGGTGACAGTCATTGGCCACCAGCGCGGCAAAGATACGAAAGAAAACTTGCGCCGCAACTTCGGCATGCCGCACCCGGAAGGCTACCGGAAGGCGCTCCGGCTCATGAAGCAGGCGGAAAAGTTTTCCCGTCCGATCATTTGCTTTATTGATACAAAAGGCGCCTATCCGGGCAAAGCGGCCGAAGAGCGCGGCCAAAGCGAAGCGATCGCCCGCAACTTATTTGAAATGGCGGGACTGACGGTGCCGGTCGTCTGCATCGTCATCGGCGAAGGCGGAAGCGGCGGGGCGCTGGCGCTTGGTGTCGGCAACCACATTCATATGCTCGAAAACTCCACGTACTCGGTCATTTCGCCGGAAGGGGCGGCGGCCATCTTATGGAAAGATGCATCATTGGCGCAGCGGGCGGCGGAAACGATGAAAATTACCGCTCACGACTTAAAGACGCTTGGCGTCATTGATGAAATCATTCCGGAAGTGAAAGGCGGCGCCCACCGCAATGCCGACGAGCAGGCGAAAGAAATCGACCGCGTGCTGCGCGCTTCGCTTAAGCAGCTGCTGGCGCTCGACGGCGAGGCGCTCGTGGAACAGCGCTACGAAAAATTTAAACAAATGGGCCAAGTCTCGTTTTTACAAGAGACGATTCGGGCAAGATAA
- the pfkA gene encoding 6-phosphofructokinase, which yields MKRIGVLTSGGDSPGMNAAIRAVVRKAIYHGVEVYGVYHGYAGLIAGNIKKLEVGDVGDIIHRGGTMLYTARCPEFKTEEGQKKGIEQLKKHGIEGLVVIGGDGSYQGAKKLTEHGFPCVGVPGTIDNDIPGTDFTIGFDTALNTVIDAIDKIRDTATSHERTYVIEVMGRHAGDIALWSGLAGGAETILIPEADYDMNDVIARLKRGHERGKKHSIIIVAEGVGSGVDFGRQIQEATGFETRVTVLGHVQRGGSPTAFDRVLASRLGARAVELLLEGKGGRCVGIQNNQLVDHDIAEALSQKHTIDQRMYLLSKELSI from the coding sequence ATGAAACGGATTGGTGTATTGACAAGCGGCGGCGACTCGCCGGGGATGAACGCGGCCATTCGTGCTGTCGTCCGCAAGGCGATTTACCACGGCGTGGAAGTGTACGGCGTCTACCATGGCTATGCGGGGCTGATCGCCGGCAACATCAAAAAGCTGGAAGTCGGCGATGTCGGCGATATTATCCACCGCGGCGGCACGATGCTCTATACGGCCCGCTGTCCGGAGTTTAAGACGGAGGAAGGGCAGAAAAAAGGGATTGAACAGCTGAAAAAGCACGGCATTGAAGGGCTCGTTGTCATCGGCGGCGACGGTTCGTACCAAGGGGCGAAAAAACTGACTGAACATGGCTTTCCGTGCGTCGGCGTGCCGGGGACGATTGATAACGACATTCCGGGCACGGATTTTACGATCGGCTTTGATACGGCGTTGAATACCGTCATTGATGCCATTGACAAAATCCGCGATACGGCCACCTCGCACGAACGGACGTACGTCATCGAAGTCATGGGCCGCCATGCCGGCGACATCGCCTTATGGTCCGGTCTTGCCGGCGGGGCGGAAACGATTTTAATTCCGGAAGCGGACTATGATATGAACGACGTCATCGCCCGCTTGAAACGCGGCCATGAGCGCGGCAAAAAACATAGCATCATCATCGTCGCCGAAGGGGTTGGCAGCGGCGTTGACTTCGGCCGGCAAATTCAAGAGGCGACCGGGTTTGAAACGCGCGTCACCGTTTTAGGCCATGTGCAGCGCGGCGGGTCGCCGACCGCGTTTGACCGCGTTTTAGCGAGCCGTCTTGGCGCCCGTGCGGTTGAACTGCTGCTCGAAGGAAAAGGGGGCCGCTGCGTCGGCATCCAAAACAACCAGCTTGTCGACCATGACATTGCCGAAGCGTTGAGCCAGAAACATACGATCGATCAGCGGATGTACTTACTGTCAAAAGAACTGTCCATCTAA
- the pyk gene encoding pyruvate kinase, translated as MKRKTKIVCTIGPASESVDKLVQLIEAGMNVARLNFSHGDHEEHGRRIANIREAAERTGKTVAILLDTKGPEIRTHNMENGAIELKEGAKLVISMSEVLGTPEKISITYPGLIDDVSVGSKILLDDGLIGLEVTAADKQAGEIVTTVLNGGVLKNKKGVNVPGVRVNLPGITEKDRADILFGIRQGIDFIAASFVRRASDVLEIRELLEAHDALYIQIIAKIENEEGVANIDEILEAADGLMVARGDLGVEIPAEEVPLIQKLLIKKCNMLGKPVITATQMLDSMQRNPRPTRAEASDVANAIFDGTDAVMLSGETAAGHYPVEAVRTMHQIALRTEQALEHRDILSQRTKESATTITDAIGQSVAHTALNLDVAAIVTPTVSGKTPQMVAKYRPKAPIIAVTSNEAVSRRLALVWGVYTKEAPHVNTTDEMLDVAVDAAVRSGLVKHGDLVVITAGVPVGETGSTNLMKVHVISDLLAKGQGIGRKSAFGKAVVAKTAEEARQKMVDGGILVTISTDADMMPAIEKAAAIITEEGGLTSHAAVVGLSLGIPVVVGVTNATSLFKDGQEITVDGGFGAVYRGHASVL; from the coding sequence ATGAAGCGGAAAACGAAAATCGTCTGTACCATTGGGCCGGCAAGTGAAAGTGTGGACAAGCTCGTACAGCTCATTGAAGCGGGAATGAACGTGGCCCGTCTGAACTTTTCACACGGCGATCACGAGGAGCATGGACGGCGCATTGCCAACATTCGCGAGGCGGCGGAGCGGACGGGCAAAACGGTCGCCATTTTGCTCGATACGAAAGGTCCGGAAATCCGGACGCACAATATGGAAAACGGAGCGATTGAACTGAAAGAAGGGGCGAAGCTCGTCATTTCGATGAGCGAAGTGCTCGGCACGCCGGAAAAAATCTCGATCACTTATCCGGGATTGATTGACGATGTATCCGTCGGTTCGAAAATTTTGCTCGACGACGGGCTGATCGGCCTTGAGGTCACTGCGGCCGACAAACAAGCCGGAGAAATCGTGACGACCGTTTTAAACGGCGGTGTGCTGAAAAACAAAAAAGGGGTCAACGTCCCGGGCGTGCGCGTCAACTTGCCAGGGATTACCGAGAAAGACCGTGCTGACATTTTGTTTGGCATCCGCCAAGGAATCGATTTTATCGCCGCTTCGTTCGTGCGCCGGGCGTCCGATGTACTCGAAATTCGCGAGCTGCTTGAGGCGCACGATGCCCTCTATATTCAAATTATCGCCAAAATTGAAAATGAAGAAGGCGTCGCCAACATCGACGAAATTTTAGAAGCGGCCGACGGCCTGATGGTGGCCCGCGGGGATTTAGGCGTCGAAATCCCGGCTGAAGAAGTGCCGCTCATCCAAAAGCTGTTGATCAAAAAGTGCAATATGCTCGGCAAGCCGGTCATTACGGCGACGCAAATGCTCGATTCGATGCAGCGCAATCCGCGGCCGACGCGGGCGGAAGCAAGCGACGTCGCCAACGCTATTTTTGACGGCACGGACGCCGTCATGCTTTCCGGGGAAACAGCGGCCGGCCACTACCCCGTCGAAGCGGTCAGAACGATGCACCAAATCGCGCTCCGCACCGAACAGGCGCTTGAGCACCGCGACATTTTGTCCCAGCGTACAAAAGAAAGCGCGACGACGATTACTGATGCCATCGGGCAGTCGGTCGCCCATACGGCGTTGAATTTGGATGTCGCCGCGATCGTCACGCCGACGGTGAGCGGAAAAACGCCGCAAATGGTGGCAAAATACCGCCCGAAAGCGCCGATTATCGCCGTTACCTCAAACGAAGCGGTATCGCGCCGGTTGGCGCTCGTCTGGGGCGTCTATACGAAAGAAGCGCCGCATGTGAACACGACCGATGAAATGTTGGATGTGGCCGTCGATGCGGCGGTGCGTTCCGGTTTGGTGAAGCACGGAGACTTGGTCGTCATCACGGCCGGCGTGCCGGTCGGGGAAACCGGTTCGACGAACTTAATGAAAGTGCACGTCATCAGCGATCTTCTCGCCAAAGGGCAAGGCATCGGCCGCAAGTCAGCGTTCGGCAAGGCCGTTGTGGCGAAAACAGCGGAAGAAGCGCGGCAAAAAATGGTCGACGGCGGCATTTTAGTCACGATCAGCACCGATGCCGACATGATGCCGGCGATCGAAAAGGCGGCGGCGATCATTACGGAGGAAGGCGGGCTGACAAGCCATGCCGCCGTTGTCGGTTTAAGCCTTGGCATTCCGGTCGTCGTCGGGGTGACCAACGCGACAAGTTTGTTTAAAGACGGGCAGGAAATTACCGTCGACGGCGGGTTTGGCGCTGTCTACCGCGGCCATGCGAGCGTCTTGTAA
- the ytvI gene encoding sporulation integral membrane protein YtvI translates to MSRVYVDRFLRLLIVIAAVVFGAIAAYYVSTVTYPFIIAFFIALFINPLVDFLERRAKMPRWLAVSITLIVLFAAVAGIVTLLIAEIVSGTQYLADVVPEKFQALIAYMESFAANQLIPLYQDLAVLFKSLNANQQDTIMQNIQAVGTQIATTVGEFIQRVLQNIPQLLAWLPNAATVFIFSLLATFFISKDWHRLMRMVQQWLPAKARTSGKTVFLDLKRALFGFIKAQATLISITTVIVLIGLLILRVDYAITIALIIGFVDILPYLGTGIVFVPWIIYAAVSGDIPFAIGLGVLYIVVLVQRQIMEPKVLSSSIGLDPLATLIALFVGFKLLGFLGLIAGPVALVIIRTLHSANVFRDIWRFIIGKPVS, encoded by the coding sequence TTGTCCCGAGTCTATGTCGACCGTTTTTTGCGCTTGCTCATTGTCATCGCCGCCGTTGTGTTCGGCGCCATTGCCGCGTACTATGTCTCGACGGTGACGTACCCGTTTATTATTGCCTTTTTTATCGCGCTTTTCATCAATCCGCTCGTTGATTTTTTAGAGCGGAGGGCGAAAATGCCGCGCTGGCTCGCCGTCAGCATTACGTTGATCGTCCTGTTTGCCGCCGTCGCTGGAATCGTGACGCTGTTAATTGCCGAAATCGTTTCCGGAACGCAATACTTGGCCGACGTTGTGCCGGAAAAATTCCAAGCGCTCATTGCGTATATGGAGTCGTTTGCCGCCAATCAGCTCATCCCGCTCTATCAAGACTTGGCGGTCTTGTTTAAAAGCTTAAACGCTAACCAACAAGATACGATTATGCAAAACATCCAGGCGGTCGGGACGCAAATCGCGACGACGGTCGGCGAATTTATCCAGCGCGTGCTGCAAAACATTCCGCAGCTTCTTGCCTGGCTGCCGAACGCGGCGACGGTGTTTATTTTTTCGCTTCTCGCGACATTTTTCATCAGCAAAGACTGGCATCGCCTCATGCGGATGGTGCAGCAATGGCTGCCGGCGAAAGCCCGCACGAGCGGAAAAACGGTGTTTCTTGATTTGAAGCGGGCGCTGTTTGGCTTTATTAAGGCGCAGGCGACGCTCATTTCGATTACGACGGTCATCGTGCTGATCGGCTTGCTTATTTTGCGCGTCGATTACGCCATTACGATCGCCTTGATCATCGGGTTCGTTGATATTTTGCCCTACTTAGGGACGGGGATTGTGTTCGTTCCTTGGATCATTTACGCGGCGGTCAGCGGCGACATCCCGTTTGCGATCGGGCTCGGCGTGTTGTATATCGTCGTTCTCGTCCAACGGCAAATTATGGAGCCGAAAGTGCTCTCCTCATCGATCGGCCTTGACCCGCTCGCGACGCTCATCGCCTTGTTTGTCGGCTTCAAGCTGCTCGGCTTTCTCGGACTGATCGCCGGTCCGGTCGCGCTCGTCATCATCCGCACGCTCCATAGCGCCAACGTCTTTCGCGACATTTGGCGCTTTATCATCGGCAAGCCGGTCTCATAA
- a CDS encoding DUF441 domain-containing protein, producing the protein MNEPVLFLLLLLAIGMLAKNQSLVIAIAVLLAIKLFGLDGRLLPAIQAKGINWGVTVITIAVLAPIAAGEIGFKQLVGSLQSAAAWIALLSGIFVALIAKGGVTLLANDPHITAALVFGTIIAVSLFHGVAVGPLIGAGIAYTVIKMVEYF; encoded by the coding sequence GTGAACGAACCGGTGTTGTTTTTGCTCTTGTTGCTGGCGATCGGGATGCTGGCGAAAAATCAGTCGCTCGTTATCGCCATTGCCGTGTTGCTGGCCATCAAACTGTTCGGCTTGGACGGGCGGTTGCTGCCGGCCATTCAGGCGAAAGGAATCAACTGGGGGGTTACGGTGATTACGATTGCCGTGTTGGCGCCGATCGCCGCGGGAGAGATCGGTTTTAAGCAGCTCGTCGGCTCGCTGCAGTCGGCGGCAGCTTGGATTGCGCTCTTATCCGGCATTTTTGTGGCGCTAATTGCCAAAGGCGGCGTGACGCTTTTGGCCAATGATCCGCACATCACGGCGGCGCTCGTGTTCGGCACGATCATTGCCGTATCGCTGTTTCACGGGGTGGCAGTCGGGCCGTTAATTGGCGCAGGCATTGCCTATACGGTCATAAAAATGGTAGAATATTTTTGA